Below is a window of Deinococcota bacterium DNA.
CCGCCGTCTTGCTCTTCATCGCCGGGGTGATCGTCTGGCTGGGAGTCCAGGAGACCTTCACGCCCAAGACCCGAGAGGAGCGAAAGGGCTTTGTGCTCGAGTGGCGGCAGGTGCTCGCCACGCCCGGTGTGGGCATCACCTTCACCGTCCGCTTCGCGGCCTGGCTGGGCCGGCTCATGCTCGTGCCGATCCTCCCGCTCTTTATCGCGGCGCTGTTGGTGGGTTCGGAGCGGGTGGGCACCCTCACCGGGCTCACCATCGGCCTAGCGGGCGCCGCCGGCACCCTGAGCGCTATCTACCTTGGCCGCCTCGGCGACACCGTAGGCCACAAGCGCATCCTCGCGGGCTGCACCCTGGCCGCGGCGCTCTGTTACCTGCCGCAGGCCTTTGTCGCCAGCGTCTGGCAACTGCTCGCCCTCCAGGCGCTGGCCGGGGCGGCCGTCGGCGGCATCCTGCCGTCTTTGAGCGCGCTCTTAAACCACTACACCAGGCCCGGCGAGGCGGGCGCCGTCTTCGGCCTCGACAACTCGGTGGTGGCCGGCGCCAGAGCCGTAGCGCCGCTGTTGGGCGCGAGCGCGGCCTTGCTCTTCGGCTTGCGCAGCACCTTCGCCTTCGCTAGCGCCATGTTTTTCCTGACCACCCTGCTCATCCTCTGGAAGCTGCCGGACCTGAGAGCCAAGCCGGCGGACAAGGTCACCAAGGCGACCGGCGACTAGCTGCGCCGCAGCTTGTAACGTTCAAAGACGAGCTCGACGCCGTTCTCCCGACGGCGAAAAGCGACCGCCAGGCGACGGCCACCGGCAAAGGTGACGAAGCTGGGCGCCGACTCGTCCAGCTCCTCGGGGACCAGGATGACGGTCTGCGGCTGGGCGCGGTCGTGGAGCTCGAGCTCGAGAAAGTCCCCCCGCCGCCTCACCGTCGCCTGGAGCGTGCCCTTGTAGGTCCGGTAGTGGCCGGTGAGAGGCTCGAGCGCGCGCTCCACTTGCATGAAGGGGAGCTCGCCGGGCTCCTCGCCCAGCATCATGGCCAGGGCTACCTCGGCCATCTGGGCGAGCGGATAGCCGCTGCCGTTCGCCAAGAGCGCCACGCCCAGCCCCCTCCGCGGCATGAAGGCCAGGTGAGCCGTCGCCACCAGGACGCTGCCGCCGTGGCCGATGAGCGTCTCGCCATAGAAGTCGGGGTCTATGTGCAAACCGTAGCCGTAGTGAAGTGCGGCTCTGGGCGCGGCCGTCTCGCCGAAGAGGTCGGGGGCGGTGCGGTAGGGCATGGGCAGCCGGGGTGTCGTCATCGCCTCGAGCGAGGCCGCCGCCACGACGCCCTTGCCGCCCTCCAGAAACATCGTCAGGTAGTGGCTCAAGTCCAGCACGTTGGAGATGAGGCCGCCTTCGCTGCGGATCGTCCGGTAGAGGTAGCGCCCCGGCTCGGGCCGGCCATCCTGGGGCAGGAGGTAGGGCACGGCCACGTCCGCGTCCCTCTCGACCTCGTCACGTGCGAAGAGGCTGCGCGTCATGCCGAGCGGCAAGAGGATCTCGTCTCTGATGTAGGCGCCGTAGGGCCGGCCGGAGACCTTTTGAATGACGGCGCCCAGCATGGCGTAGCCTTCGTTCGAGTAGAACCAGCCTTGGCCCGGCGCCGTCTCCACCCAACTCTCGGCCTCCGCCATAAAGGTGAGGATGTCCTCGGGGCCGGCCAGCGGCAGGGCCCGGCCACCGCTGCCGTGGGCGTGGCGGATGACCGCCTCGGAGTAGGCCAGCGCCGGGATGCCCAGGCTGTGGGTCAAGAGGTGCTCGAGCCTGACCGTCTCCCCCAGCGGCTTTATCTCGAAGGGCAAAAAGCGCGCGACCGGATCCTGGAGGTCGAGCAGGCCGCGCTCGGCCAGTTGCAAGACCGCCAAGGCGGTCACCGACTTGGTCACGCTGCCGACGCTGTAGAGCGTCTCCGGCGTGGCGGGCAGCCCCCGCTCGAGGTCGCGCTGGCCGAAGCCCCGGCTATAGACGACTTCGCCGCCCTCGACCAGGGCCAGGCTGAGGCCGGGCAGGCGGCTTTCGGTCATCTTGTCGAAGATGAAGCTCTCGAGCCCTTTGATGTTCATCCGTCTCTCCTTCCGATGTCGCCCGCGCATT
It encodes the following:
- a CDS encoding MFS transporter, with product AVLLFIAGVIVWLGVQETFTPKTREERKGFVLEWRQVLATPGVGITFTVRFAAWLGRLMLVPILPLFIAALLVGSERVGTLTGLTIGLAGAAGTLSAIYLGRLGDTVGHKRILAGCTLAAALCYLPQAFVASVWQLLALQALAGAAVGGILPSLSALLNHYTRPGEAGAVFGLDNSVVAGARAVAPLLGASAALLFGLRSTFAFASAMFFLTTLLILWKLPDLRAKPADKVTKATGD
- a CDS encoding serine hydrolase, translating into MNIKGLESFIFDKMTESRLPGLSLALVEGGEVVYSRGFGQRDLERGLPATPETLYSVGSVTKSVTALAVLQLAERGLLDLQDPVARFLPFEIKPLGETVRLEHLLTHSLGIPALAYSEAVIRHAHGSGGRALPLAGPEDILTFMAEAESWVETAPGQGWFYSNEGYAMLGAVIQKVSGRPYGAYIRDEILLPLGMTRSLFARDEVERDADVAVPYLLPQDGRPEPGRYLYRTIRSEGGLISNVLDLSHYLTMFLEGGKGVVAAASLEAMTTPRLPMPYRTAPDLFGETAAPRAALHYGYGLHIDPDFYGETLIGHGGSVLVATAHLAFMPRRGLGVALLANGSGYPLAQMAEVALAMMLGEEPGELPFMQVERALEPLTGHYRTYKGTLQATVRRRGDFLELELHDRAQPQTVILVPEELDESAPSFVTFAGGRRLAVAFRRRENGVELVFERYKLRRS